A portion of the Pseudoalteromonas luteoviolacea genome contains these proteins:
- the ileS gene encoding isoleucine--tRNA ligase, translating into MSDYKHTLNLPETSFPMRGNLAQREPKMLKKWYEQDLYGQIRNAKKGKKPFILHDGPPYANGNIHLGHSVNKILKDIIIKSKTLSDFDAPYVPGWDCHGLPIELMVEKKVGKPGKKVSVAEFREKCREYARKQVDGQKTDFKRLGVFGDWDKPYLTMNFDFEANAIRVLGRIIKNGHLHKGAKPVHWCTDCGSALAEAEVEYQDKQSPAIDVRFVFTEAAAVEKAFSLAEGHEGKGDISTVIWTTTPWTLPANRAVAVHGGLEYALVQIEDEGKEQRLVLGSELVKDAVDRFGFKQYHVLGYCKGDTLENLEVAHPFYEFNVPVILGEHVTTDSGTGIVHTAPGHGQEDFVAGQAYNLEVANPVGANGVYLPDTPIFAGQHVFKANANVIELLTEKGMLMHHHALTHSYPHCWRHKTPIIFRATPQWFVSMDQADLRKDSMKEIEKTQWIPAWGENRIANMVEGRPDWCISRQRTWGVPIALFVDKDTGALHPDTEALIEKVADLVDEAGIQAWYDLEPSTLLNEADAQQYVKVQDTLDVWFDSGVTHACVVDAREELTGPADLYLEGSDQHRGWFMSSMMTSVAINGHAPYKQVLTHGFTVDENGRKMSKSLGNVISPQDIMNKLGADILRLWVASTDYTAEMTVSDEIFKRSADRYRRIRNTSRYLLSNLSGFNPATDSVAIEDMVELDRWIVSRAAELQSEIVEAYDNYQMLVVTQKLMNFCTGELGSFYLDVIKDRQYTAKSDSHARRSCQTALYHIAEAMTRWMAPILSFTAQELWEALPGERGEFVFTDVWYDGITGATCGQLDNAFWQELLTVRDEVNRVLENARKEEVIGATLQAEVTLYTGGELAEKLQGLEDELRFVLLTSKAHVEVVSSQPDGSVASEIDGLFIKVAATDAAKCDRCWHHSEDVGTSEAHPELCGRCITNVDGEGEQRKFA; encoded by the coding sequence ATGAGCGATTACAAACATACTTTAAATTTACCGGAAACATCGTTTCCGATGCGTGGCAATTTGGCGCAACGCGAACCCAAAATGCTTAAAAAATGGTATGAGCAAGACCTATACGGTCAAATTCGTAATGCGAAAAAAGGTAAAAAGCCATTTATACTGCACGATGGCCCTCCTTATGCCAATGGTAATATTCACCTTGGTCACTCAGTAAATAAGATTTTAAAAGACATCATAATTAAGTCAAAAACACTATCTGACTTTGATGCACCTTATGTACCGGGTTGGGACTGTCACGGTCTACCAATTGAGTTAATGGTAGAGAAAAAGGTCGGCAAGCCAGGCAAAAAAGTATCAGTGGCGGAGTTTAGAGAAAAATGCCGCGAGTATGCGCGCAAGCAGGTAGATGGTCAAAAGACTGATTTCAAACGCTTGGGCGTGTTTGGTGATTGGGACAAGCCTTACCTAACAATGAACTTCGATTTTGAAGCGAACGCCATTCGAGTGTTAGGCCGCATTATTAAAAACGGTCATTTACATAAAGGTGCAAAACCTGTTCACTGGTGTACTGATTGTGGCTCTGCACTTGCTGAGGCAGAAGTTGAATATCAAGATAAACAGTCTCCAGCGATTGACGTGCGCTTTGTATTTACTGAAGCGGCGGCGGTTGAAAAAGCGTTCTCTTTGGCTGAAGGTCATGAGGGTAAAGGCGATATCAGCACTGTAATTTGGACAACAACACCTTGGACTTTGCCTGCAAACAGAGCGGTCGCAGTGCACGGCGGTCTTGAATATGCATTAGTCCAAATTGAAGATGAAGGTAAAGAGCAGCGCTTGGTACTAGGTTCTGAGTTAGTAAAAGATGCTGTTGATCGCTTTGGCTTTAAGCAATATCACGTACTGGGCTACTGTAAAGGTGACACATTAGAAAACCTTGAAGTTGCGCACCCTTTCTATGAATTCAATGTGCCAGTTATTCTTGGTGAGCACGTTACTACAGATTCAGGTACTGGTATCGTTCATACAGCGCCTGGTCACGGTCAAGAAGACTTTGTGGCAGGACAAGCATATAACCTAGAGGTTGCAAATCCTGTAGGTGCGAATGGCGTGTATTTACCTGACACGCCGATTTTTGCAGGCCAGCATGTGTTCAAAGCGAACGCAAATGTAATTGAGCTATTAACTGAAAAAGGTATGTTGATGCACCACCATGCATTGACACACAGCTATCCACATTGTTGGAGACATAAAACGCCAATTATTTTCCGTGCGACGCCGCAGTGGTTTGTGAGCATGGATCAAGCCGACTTGCGTAAAGACTCGATGAAAGAAATCGAGAAAACACAGTGGATCCCAGCTTGGGGTGAAAACCGTATTGCAAACATGGTAGAGGGCCGCCCTGATTGGTGTATTTCTCGTCAACGTACTTGGGGTGTGCCAATTGCGTTGTTTGTTGATAAAGATACAGGCGCACTTCACCCAGATACTGAGGCACTTATCGAAAAAGTAGCTGACTTAGTTGATGAAGCTGGTATTCAAGCATGGTATGACCTTGAGCCAAGCACGCTGTTAAATGAAGCAGATGCGCAGCAATACGTTAAGGTACAAGATACATTAGATGTGTGGTTCGACTCTGGTGTCACACACGCATGTGTTGTAGATGCAAGAGAGGAGCTAACTGGTCCAGCAGATTTATACCTAGAAGGCTCGGATCAGCACCGTGGTTGGTTTATGTCATCTATGATGACGTCTGTGGCTATTAACGGTCATGCGCCATATAAGCAAGTGTTAACGCACGGTTTCACAGTAGATGAAAACGGCCGCAAGATGTCAAAGTCTTTAGGTAACGTGATTTCACCACAAGACATTATGAATAAACTAGGTGCTGACATCCTACGTTTATGGGTGGCTTCAACTGATTACACGGCTGAAATGACAGTATCTGACGAGATCTTTAAGCGTTCAGCAGACCGTTATCGTCGTATCCGTAACACCAGTCGTTACTTACTATCGAATTTAAGTGGCTTCAATCCAGCAACGGACTCGGTTGCAATTGAAGATATGGTTGAGTTGGATCGTTGGATTGTGTCTCGTGCAGCAGAACTACAAAGTGAAATTGTAGAAGCGTACGACAACTATCAAATGTTAGTAGTGACACAAAAGCTGATGAACTTCTGTACAGGTGAGTTAGGCTCATTCTATCTTGATGTTATTAAAGACAGACAGTATACAGCGAAGAGTGATAGCCATGCTCGTCGTTCATGTCAGACAGCGCTCTATCATATCGCAGAAGCGATGACCCGTTGGATGGCGCCTATCCTGAGCTTTACAGCGCAAGAGCTTTGGGAAGCACTGCCAGGTGAACGTGGTGAGTTTGTCTTCACTGATGTTTGGTACGACGGAATTACTGGTGCAACGTGTGGTCAACTTGACAATGCTTTCTGGCAAGAGTTGTTAACAGTTCGTGATGAAGTGAACCGAGTACTAGAGAACGCACGTAAAGAAGAAGTCATTGGTGCAACACTACAAGCTGAGGTAACACTGTACACAGGTGGTGAGTTAGCTGAAAAACTTCAAGGCTTAGAAGATGAACTACGCTTTGTACTACTGACTTCAAAAGCACATGTTGAAGTAGTATCAAGCCAACCAGACGGCTCAGTGGCTTCTGAGATCGATGGCTTGTTCATTAAAGTTGCTGCAACAGATGCGGCGAAATGTGATCGTTGTTGGCATCACAGTGAAGATGTTGGTACAAGCGAAGCGCATCCAGAGTTATGCGGACGTTGTATTACCAATGTTGACGGTGAAGGCGAACAGCGTAAGTTTGCATAA
- a CDS encoding TlpA family protein disulfide reductase: MIKSLFNIIVFIVIFAAVLAYQELGMLEDDGRQSAPYFSLPLLENVAQRYDISQLQGERSVIYFFAPWCNICRYSMPNIDKLHRQGKVNAVAIALDFQSAEEVKAFSKDLNLSMPVLLGNRKTAQDYKIKAYPTYYVMDTKLKVIERSIGYSSELGIRLRL, encoded by the coding sequence ATGATTAAATCTCTCTTTAATATCATCGTTTTTATTGTCATCTTTGCTGCGGTTTTAGCGTATCAAGAACTTGGTATGCTGGAAGATGATGGAAGACAATCCGCCCCCTACTTCTCATTACCCTTACTAGAGAATGTGGCTCAACGCTATGACATTAGTCAACTTCAAGGGGAGCGTTCCGTCATCTATTTCTTCGCACCTTGGTGTAACATTTGTCGCTACAGTATGCCAAATATCGATAAACTCCACCGCCAAGGGAAAGTGAATGCGGTTGCCATCGCTTTAGACTTTCAAAGTGCCGAAGAAGTTAAGGCCTTTAGCAAAGACTTAAACTTATCAATGCCGGTATTGTTAGGCAACCGAAAAACAGCGCAAGATTACAAAATAAAAGCCTACCCAACTTACTATGTTATGGATACGAAACTTAAAGTCATTGAGCGATCTATTGGTTACTCAAGCGAACTTGGGATCCGCCTTCGCCTGTAA
- the smrA gene encoding DNA endonuclease SmrA, translating into MAMTDEELFLASMGDVVPLAQDNRAQLKQQKNQPTDAQLARREAAQKELDFDPNFLSTEYVDLLDPYDQLGYKKDGVQEGVYKNLRLGKYQIDATLDLHGKSFSEARQAMFEFVTDCQKRNIRVLLIRHGIGLKSKPFPAILKSYCNKWLQEMPSVLAFHSALTCHGGSGSTYTLLKKSEEKKIENREIHAKR; encoded by the coding sequence ATGGCGATGACAGATGAAGAGCTATTTTTAGCCTCAATGGGCGATGTTGTACCGTTGGCACAAGACAATCGCGCACAACTCAAACAGCAAAAAAACCAACCTACCGATGCTCAACTCGCTAGGCGAGAAGCCGCGCAAAAGGAACTCGATTTCGATCCCAACTTTTTGTCTACTGAATATGTCGACTTGCTAGACCCTTACGACCAACTTGGATATAAAAAAGACGGAGTGCAAGAAGGGGTATATAAAAACCTAAGATTGGGCAAGTATCAAATTGATGCGACATTAGACCTGCATGGCAAATCATTTTCTGAAGCACGCCAAGCCATGTTTGAATTTGTTACGGACTGTCAAAAACGCAATATCCGTGTTTTATTGATCCGCCATGGCATAGGACTTAAAAGTAAGCCTTTTCCCGCCATTCTAAAAAGCTATTGTAATAAGTGGTTACAAGAAATGCCCAGCGTATTAGCTTTTCATTCTGCCTTGACGTGTCATGGTGGAAGTGGATCTACGTACACACTGCTAAAGAAAAGTGAAGAAAAGAAGATAGAGAACAGAGAAATTCACGCCAAGAGATAA
- a CDS encoding 2-hydroxyacid dehydrogenase: protein MSVLVCITGRNNEKLMAQLREMLPDVELKLWPHCGDLDDVEFVLAWNAPLELWQQLPNLKVVQSFGAGVDGIPMDLLPESVEVARIVDPKLSDDMAEYILSHVLAHKLRHQNYLVEQAKQNWKPRRARKGIAAGVLGLGELGRVVAQRLSDNGFAVRGWSRSAKVLNNIECYSGEAQLASFASELDYLVCLLPLTEATHGILNRQLFQHVSNDCLLINVARGQHLNEKELIEAIDMEELGSAVLDVFAQEPLPKTHPFWEHPKVTVTPHIAAVTSLDTVVAQIVDNIQACISDMPIKNGIDVSKGY, encoded by the coding sequence ATGTCGGTATTAGTTTGTATAACTGGGCGTAATAATGAAAAGCTTATGGCGCAGCTGAGGGAGATGTTGCCTGATGTGGAGTTAAAGTTGTGGCCGCATTGTGGTGATCTTGATGATGTAGAGTTTGTTTTGGCCTGGAACGCACCATTGGAATTGTGGCAGCAATTGCCCAATTTAAAGGTTGTCCAATCTTTTGGTGCTGGTGTCGATGGTATTCCAATGGATCTGCTTCCAGAATCAGTAGAAGTTGCGAGAATCGTTGACCCTAAATTAAGTGATGATATGGCGGAATATATACTTTCTCATGTACTTGCTCATAAACTTAGGCATCAAAACTACTTGGTAGAGCAGGCTAAGCAAAACTGGAAACCTCGCCGTGCCAGAAAGGGTATAGCAGCAGGTGTTTTAGGGTTAGGTGAGCTTGGTAGAGTTGTGGCGCAGCGTTTGTCAGACAATGGTTTTGCAGTAAGGGGTTGGTCTAGAAGCGCTAAAGTACTGAATAATATCGAGTGTTACTCAGGTGAAGCACAACTAGCATCTTTTGCTTCAGAGCTTGATTATTTGGTGTGTTTACTCCCGTTAACAGAGGCAACACATGGGATACTAAATAGACAATTGTTCCAGCATGTATCAAACGATTGCCTATTAATCAATGTTGCACGAGGTCAGCATTTGAATGAGAAAGAGCTAATTGAAGCGATTGATATGGAGGAGCTTGGCAGTGCGGTTTTAGATGTATTTGCTCAGGAGCCATTGCCCAAAACACACCCATTTTGGGAGCACCCAAAGGTGACCGTAACACCCCATATTGCGGCTGTCACTAGTTTAGATACAGTTGTTGCGCAAATTGTAGATAATATTCAAGCTTGTATATCAGATATGCCCATTAAAAATGGCATCGATGTATCTAAAGGGTACTAA
- a CDS encoding GNAT family N-acyltransferase, translating into MISVDKVIEANLPQLENSPKVKGLVKKGLGYLLHEQEFVAFADTYPHLEGLEFVEQVLEELDFDARFKPKQIEHIPSEGSVVIVANHPIGSLDALALIKVLAKARPDLKVVANRMLMSITPMHSLLLPVDNLSNASRKQELANIQKHLKAEGALLIFPAGEVSRLGPTGIKDCKWNTGFLRMAKKANCPILPIYIKAKNSPLFYGTSMIYKPLASLLLVKEMFKQRQKSLEFEIGASIPPESYRLDNLKDKEIVALIRKQLYRLNSKKTLPLKTQTPIAVPECKKELKSAIEQCERLGETADGMQIYLYQYAGSSPIFRELGRLREIAFRAVGEGSGKRRDTDKYDMYYQQLVLWDAKQLELVGAYRLASAKQVINQYGEKGLYTSSLFSYTSEMTPYFNQGLELGRSFVQPKYWGRKSLDYLWYGIGAFIQRYPEHRYLFGPVSLSNALPDKAKAMLVYHYQHYFSELESLAHPNNEFKLSQSQLDTCSNLFSGEDIKEDFAELKHILANMGAQVPTLFKQYTELCEQSGVNFLSFSIDPDFNNCIDGLVLVDLTKLKANKAKRYLGENIYHS; encoded by the coding sequence ATGATCAGCGTTGATAAAGTGATCGAAGCCAACCTACCACAACTAGAAAACTCACCTAAAGTAAAGGGGTTAGTAAAAAAAGGGTTAGGTTACCTATTACACGAGCAGGAATTTGTCGCATTCGCTGACACGTACCCGCATTTAGAGGGCCTTGAGTTTGTCGAGCAAGTACTGGAAGAGTTAGACTTTGACGCGCGATTCAAACCAAAACAAATTGAGCACATACCTAGCGAAGGCAGCGTTGTGATTGTCGCCAATCATCCAATAGGCTCTTTGGATGCCCTAGCACTTATTAAAGTTTTGGCCAAGGCGCGACCTGACTTAAAAGTCGTCGCAAATCGTATGTTAATGTCAATTACGCCTATGCATTCATTGTTATTACCCGTTGACAATCTATCAAACGCCAGCCGAAAACAAGAACTTGCCAATATACAAAAGCACCTTAAAGCTGAAGGAGCCTTACTTATTTTCCCTGCAGGAGAAGTGTCACGCCTGGGCCCTACTGGGATCAAAGACTGTAAGTGGAACACGGGGTTTTTACGCATGGCAAAAAAAGCCAACTGCCCAATCTTGCCTATTTATATTAAAGCCAAAAACAGCCCTTTATTTTATGGTACATCCATGATTTATAAGCCTTTGGCAAGTTTATTACTGGTCAAAGAAATGTTTAAACAGCGCCAAAAGTCTTTAGAATTTGAAATCGGAGCCAGCATCCCTCCAGAATCATACCGTTTAGACAACCTTAAAGATAAAGAGATCGTTGCACTTATTCGCAAGCAACTCTATCGACTCAACAGTAAAAAAACACTGCCATTAAAAACACAGACCCCAATAGCGGTGCCTGAATGTAAAAAAGAGCTAAAAAGTGCGATTGAACAATGTGAACGTCTAGGTGAAACAGCTGATGGAATGCAAATATATTTGTATCAATATGCTGGCAGCTCTCCTATATTTCGAGAACTCGGTCGCTTACGTGAAATTGCATTTAGAGCCGTTGGCGAAGGCAGCGGTAAACGACGTGATACCGACAAATATGACATGTATTACCAACAACTTGTATTGTGGGATGCCAAACAACTTGAGCTCGTTGGCGCTTACCGCTTAGCCAGCGCAAAACAAGTTATCAACCAGTACGGTGAGAAAGGGTTATATACAAGCAGTTTATTTTCGTACACCAGCGAAATGACACCGTATTTCAATCAAGGTCTAGAACTTGGCAGAAGCTTTGTGCAACCAAAATATTGGGGCAGAAAAAGCTTGGATTACCTTTGGTATGGGATTGGTGCCTTTATCCAGCGCTACCCTGAACACAGGTATTTATTCGGCCCAGTCAGTTTATCCAATGCGCTGCCGGATAAAGCAAAAGCCATGTTGGTATATCACTATCAGCATTATTTCTCAGAATTAGAGAGTTTGGCTCACCCTAACAATGAATTTAAGCTGTCACAATCTCAGCTCGATACTTGCAGTAACCTGTTTTCAGGTGAAGATATAAAAGAAGATTTTGCTGAGCTTAAACACATACTGGCAAATATGGGCGCACAGGTTCCAACGCTTTTTAAGCAATATACCGAATTGTGTGAACAAAGTGGCGTCAACTTTTTAAGCTTCAGCATTGACCCTGACTTCAATAATTGTATCGATGGACTGGTACTTGTAGATTTAACTAAATTAAAAGCAAATAAAGCCAAACGTTATCTTGGCGAAAATATTTACCACTCATAA
- the murJ gene encoding murein biosynthesis integral membrane protein MurJ, whose translation MAKGLFKSGIIVSAMTMLSRILGLVRDAVVANLLGAGLAADVFLFANRIPNFFRRLFAEGAFAQAFVPVLSEIKEKHGDDEVRIFVAQAAGTLGTILLCVTLLGVIGSPVVAALFGATWFLDWWQGGESAEKFVLASALLKFTIPYLFFVSLVALCGAVMNVYNRFSVAAFTPVLLNVSLISCAVFLHDKFEQGAYALAIGVFVGGAVQLAFQIPFLGKLGMLSKPTFAWHAPHVTKVRKLMLPAIFGVSVSQINLLLDTIIAAALMTGSIAWLYYSDRLIEFPLGLFGIAIATVILPALSKLHANDKADNFQHTMDWGVRFVLLLGIPAMGGLMVISPLIISVLFGHGEFKNSDVDNIAAVSAGVTAYSVGLVSFMLIKVLAPGFYARQDTKTPVKIGIIALVLNMIFNLALAPFIGYLGLALATSLSATCNAFLLYRALKKEHVYTLSHFTLWFAAKSVGATLIMATCVYSLSEHLVWQGESLITQLWVLGCLMACAIFLYFFVLFIFGVRVSTIKEIKTIEE comes from the coding sequence GTGGCAAAAGGGTTATTTAAATCAGGCATTATCGTGAGTGCCATGACCATGTTATCGCGTATTCTCGGTTTAGTGCGTGATGCTGTGGTTGCAAATCTTCTCGGTGCTGGGCTTGCCGCTGATGTTTTTTTATTCGCAAATCGAATTCCAAATTTTTTCAGACGACTATTTGCTGAGGGTGCTTTTGCACAAGCGTTTGTTCCTGTGTTATCTGAAATTAAAGAGAAGCATGGCGACGATGAAGTAAGAATTTTTGTCGCACAGGCTGCAGGCACACTTGGTACTATTTTATTGTGTGTGACTTTGCTAGGTGTGATCGGTTCTCCTGTGGTGGCGGCGCTTTTTGGTGCCACTTGGTTTCTAGATTGGTGGCAAGGTGGAGAAAGTGCGGAAAAGTTTGTGCTAGCCAGTGCTTTACTCAAATTCACAATACCTTATTTATTTTTTGTATCTTTGGTTGCCCTTTGTGGCGCGGTTATGAATGTTTATAACCGTTTCTCTGTTGCTGCATTCACACCGGTATTATTAAATGTGAGCTTAATTAGCTGTGCAGTATTCTTGCACGACAAATTTGAACAAGGTGCCTACGCGCTAGCTATAGGGGTATTTGTTGGCGGAGCAGTTCAGCTGGCTTTTCAAATTCCTTTTTTAGGCAAATTAGGCATGCTCTCAAAGCCAACATTTGCTTGGCATGCACCACATGTTACAAAAGTGAGAAAGTTAATGCTGCCGGCTATTTTCGGTGTTTCAGTTAGCCAAATTAACTTGCTACTCGACACCATTATTGCAGCTGCCTTGATGACGGGCTCTATCGCATGGTTGTATTATTCAGATCGATTAATTGAATTTCCACTGGGGTTGTTTGGCATCGCCATTGCGACCGTGATTTTACCTGCCCTATCTAAATTACATGCTAACGATAAAGCTGATAACTTTCAGCATACTATGGATTGGGGGGTGCGGTTTGTTTTATTGCTCGGCATTCCAGCAATGGGTGGTTTAATGGTGATTAGTCCACTCATCATATCTGTATTATTTGGTCATGGTGAGTTTAAAAATAGCGACGTGGATAACATTGCTGCTGTGAGCGCTGGGGTCACTGCATATAGTGTTGGTTTAGTGAGTTTTATGTTGATTAAGGTACTCGCTCCAGGTTTTTATGCGCGTCAAGATACTAAAACACCAGTTAAAATTGGTATAATAGCACTGGTTTTGAACATGATATTTAATCTAGCGCTCGCTCCATTTATAGGGTATCTAGGACTCGCTTTGGCAACGTCTTTGTCGGCTACGTGTAATGCGTTTTTATTATACCGAGCGTTAAAGAAAGAACATGTGTATACCTTGTCTCATTTTACTTTATGGTTTGCCGCTAAATCAGTAGGGGCAACATTGATAATGGCGACGTGTGTTTATTCGTTATCAGAGCATTTGGTTTGGCAAGGTGAGAGTCTCATCACGCAGCTTTGGGTTTTAGGTTGTCTAATGGCGTGTGCAATTTTTTTGTACTTCTTTGTGTTGTTTATTTTTGGGGTCAGGGTATCGACAATAAAAGAAATAAAGACAATAGAAGAATAA
- the ribF gene encoding bifunctional riboflavin kinase/FAD synthetase — MQLIRGIHNIRPHHYGCVLTIGNFDGVHLGHTEVLKGLKSDAEKYNLPSTVMLFEPQPQEFFIKNKAPARLTRLRDKLALLAENGIERVICVSFNDKFSNLEAEYFVREVLYQRLGVKALTVGDDFRFGKARKGDFAMLSSIGQELGVHVKDTLSFRQQNSRVSSTLIRNALAEGDLHKAHEMLGHTYAISGRVIHGWKKGRELGFRTANVALKRQVSPVQGVFAVNVYINSKIFHGVANVGTKPTLNGKRALLEVHLFDFDQDIYGQFIKVELIHKLRDEQKFESLTHLTKQISADVDAARAVFSKIR; from the coding sequence ATGCAATTAATCAGGGGTATCCATAATATTCGGCCACATCATTATGGGTGTGTATTGACTATAGGAAACTTTGATGGTGTTCACTTAGGTCATACCGAGGTATTAAAAGGGCTTAAATCGGATGCTGAGAAATACAATTTACCAAGCACAGTGATGTTGTTTGAGCCGCAGCCACAAGAGTTTTTTATCAAGAATAAAGCGCCAGCGCGTCTAACTCGTTTGCGAGATAAATTAGCATTACTCGCTGAAAATGGCATAGAACGTGTTATTTGTGTGAGCTTTAACGACAAATTTTCGAACTTAGAAGCAGAGTACTTTGTGAGAGAAGTACTTTATCAACGGTTAGGCGTGAAAGCGTTAACTGTAGGCGATGATTTTCGCTTTGGTAAAGCTCGCAAGGGTGACTTTGCGATGCTTTCTAGTATCGGTCAAGAGCTTGGTGTACACGTTAAGGATACCCTAAGCTTTAGACAACAAAATAGTCGAGTGAGTAGCACACTTATTCGTAATGCTTTGGCTGAGGGTGACCTTCATAAAGCACACGAAATGCTGGGGCATACTTATGCTATTTCTGGTCGTGTTATTCATGGCTGGAAAAAAGGCCGCGAGCTGGGCTTTCGTACCGCAAATGTCGCATTGAAAAGGCAAGTGAGTCCGGTGCAAGGTGTGTTTGCAGTCAATGTTTATATAAATAGTAAGATTTTTCATGGTGTAGCTAACGTTGGTACCAAGCCGACGCTAAATGGCAAGCGTGCTTTACTGGAAGTACACCTATTTGATTTTGACCAAGATATTTATGGTCAATTTATTAAGGTGGAGCTTATTCATAAGCTTCGCGATGAACAAAAATTTGAGTCACTGACGCATCTGACAAAGCAAATATCGGCAGACGTCGATGCAGCAAGAGCAGTATTTTCTAAAATTAGGTAG
- a CDS encoding response regulator, with protein sequence MEQQISILIVDDVGTVRSFLHQTLMHLGIDNVKEASTAKQCIAACEESHFDIVFLDIELPDGDGKELIAELAQINPDINVVMVSAHSTVDNVKDAIERGAKGFVVKPFSPKKIAAMLKKFYPKLEIA encoded by the coding sequence ATGGAACAACAAATCTCTATTCTCATTGTTGATGATGTAGGAACTGTTAGAAGCTTTTTGCATCAGACATTGATGCACTTGGGAATTGACAATGTAAAAGAAGCCTCTACCGCAAAGCAGTGCATAGCTGCATGCGAAGAGAGCCACTTTGATATTGTCTTTTTGGATATTGAATTACCAGATGGAGATGGAAAAGAGTTAATTGCTGAATTAGCTCAGATTAATCCGGATATTAACGTTGTGATGGTTTCGGCGCATTCAACAGTTGATAACGTTAAAGATGCTATCGAGCGCGGGGCTAAAGGGTTTGTTGTAAAGCCTTTCTCACCGAAAAAAATTGCAGCGATGCTAAAGAAGTTCTATCCAAAGTTGGAAATAGCGTAA
- the rpsT gene encoding 30S ribosomal protein S20, which produces MANIKSAKKRAITSEKRRQHNASRRSMMRTYFKKVIAAIEAGDKEAAQQAFAVATPILDRYATKGLIHKNKAARHKSRLAAQIKAL; this is translated from the coding sequence TTGGCTAACATCAAGTCTGCAAAAAAACGCGCTATTACTAGCGAAAAGCGTCGTCAGCACAACGCAAGCCGTCGTTCAATGATGCGTACTTACTTCAAAAAAGTTATCGCTGCTATTGAAGCTGGTGATAAAGAAGCTGCACAGCAAGCATTTGCTGTTGCAACTCCAATCCTTGACCGTTACGCAACTAAAGGTCTAATCCACAAAAACAAAGCTGCTCGTCATAAGAGCCGCCTAGCTGCTCAAATCAAAGCGCTATAA